The DNA region CTATCACTACTCTTACTCTGTCGTGCGCGGTTGTGACCGGATCGTTCCGGTAGACGTGTATGTTCCCGGCTGTCCCCCGACTGCCGAGGCGCTGTTGTACGGCATCATCCAGCTGCAAAACAAAATTAAACGCACTCATACCATAGCCCGCTAAGGTAGAAACTATGGCCTCCAAACTGGAAGCGCTCAAGGCGACCGTTGAACAGGTGCTGGGCGACAAGCTCGTGTCTGCAACGCTGGCGCTGGAAGAATTGAGCATCGTCTGCAAGGCAGCGGACCTGGTGGAAGTGGCGCAGACTTTGCGCGACCACCCCTCGCTGGCGTTTGAACAATGCGTCGACTTGTGCGGCGTGGATTATCTCACCTACAAAGATTCGGCCTGGGATGGCGCGCGTTTTGCCGCCGTCTATCACCTGCTGTCGCTGACGCACAATGCGCGTCTGCGTCTGCGCGTGTTTGCCGAAGACGATGATTTCCCGGTCCTGCCCTCGGTGGTGGATGTCTGGAATGCGGCCAACTGGTACGAACGTGAAGCGTTCGACCTCTACGGCATCGTCTTCGAGGGGCACCCGGACCTGCGTCGTCTGCTGACAGACTATGGCTTCATCGGCCATCCGTTCCGCAAGGATTTCCCGCTGTCCGGTCATGTGGAAATGCGCTACGACCCGACCCAGCAGCGCGTGATCTACCAGCCCGTCACCATCGAGCCGCGCGAAATTACGCCGCGCATCATTCGCGAGGAGAACTACGGTGGCTGAGATTCGCAATTTCACTCTCAACTTCGGCCCGCAGCACCCGGCAGCGCACGGTGTGCTGCGTCTGGTGCTTGAACTCGACGGGGAAGTGATCGAACGTGCTGACCCGCACATCGGCCTGCTGCACCGCGGCACCGAAAAACTGGCCGAGCACAAGACCTTCATCCAGTCCCTGCCGTATATGGACCGTCTCGACTATGTGTCGATGATGTGCAATGAGCATGCCTACTGTCTGGCCATCGAGAAGATGGTCGGCGTCGATGTGCCGCTGCGCGCGCAATACATCCGGGTCATGTTTGCCGAGATGACGCGTATCCTGAACCACCTGTTGTGGATCGGGGCCCATGCGCTGGATATCGGTGCCATGACCATGTTCCTGTATGCCTTCCGTGAGCGTGAAGACCTGATGGACTGCTACGAGGCGGTCTCGGGTGCCCGCATGCACGCGGCCTATTTCCGTCCGGGCGGTGTGTATCGCGATCTGCCGGACAGCATGCCGCAGTACACGGTGTCGAAGATCAAGAATGCCCGCGAACTGGCCCGCCTGAACGAGCGTCGCTCCGGCACCATGCTGGACTTCATCGAAGACTTCACGCGCCGTTTCCCCAAGTGTGTCGACGAATACGAGACCTTGCTGACCGACAACCGTATCTGGAAGCAGCGGACAGTCGGCATCGGCGTTGTTTCGCCGGAGCGAGCGCTGAACCTGGGCCTGAGCGGTGCCATGCTGCGTGGTTCGGGCATCGAGTGGGATCTGCGCAAGAAGCAACCCTACGATGTCTATCGCGAAGTGGATTTCGACATTCCTGTGGGCGTGAACGGCGACTGCTATGACCGTTATCTGGTGCGTATGGAAGAAATGCGTCAGTCCAACCGCATCATGGCGCAGTGCGTGGCCTGGCTGAAGCAGAACCCGGGTCCGGTGATCACCTCGGACCACAAGGTGGCCCCGCCGTCCCGCGAAGGCATGAAGAGCAATATGGAAGAGCTGATCCACCACTTCAAGCTCTTCACCGAAGGCATGCATGTGCCCGAGGGCGAGGTCTATGCCGCCACCGAGCACCCGAAGGGCGAATTCGGCATCTACCTGGTGTCCGATGGTGCCAACAAACCCTACCGACTCAAGATTCGTGCGCCGGGCTATGCCCACCTTGCCGCGCTGGACGAAATGGCGCGCGGCCACATGATCGCCGACGCCGTCGCGATCATCGGCACGCAGGATATCGTATTTGGGGAGATCGACCGCTGATGTTGTCCGCAGAATCGCTTGCCAAGATTGATATTGAGGTGGCCAAGTACCCTGCCGACCAGAAACGGTCGGCCGTGATGGGCGCGCTGCGCATTGCCCAGCAGGAAAAGGGCTGGCTCGCTACCGAGACCATCGAATTCGTTGCCACTTACCTGGGGCTGCCCCCGGTACAGGCCTACGAAGTCGCCACCTTCTACAACATGTATGACCTGCGCCCGGTCGGCAAATACAAGCTGACCATGTGCACCAACCTTCCCTGTGCGTTGCAGGGCAGCGTCAATGCTGCCGAATATCTGCAGAAGAAGCTTGGCATCGGCTTTGGCGAGACCACGGCCGACGGCAAGTTCACGCTGCTGGAAGGGGAGTGCATGGGGGCCTGCGGTGACGCCCCGGTCATGCTGGTCAACAACCACAAGATGTGCTCGAAGATGACCCCCGAAGCCATCGATAAGAAACTGGCGGAGCTGGAATAATGGCGATCTTCGTTTCTGGCGTGATTTTCGAGGGGATCGATACCACCGATCCGGATTGCTGGACTCTGCAGGCTTATCGCGCTCGCGGCGGTTACAAGGCGCTCGAGCAGATTCTGGCCAACAAGATGCCGCAGGATGACGTGGTGGCCGAGGTCAAGGCCTCCGGCCTGCGTGGTCGCGGTGGCGCCGGCTTCCCGTCCGGGCTGAAGTGGAGCTTCATGCCGCGCAGCTTCCCGGGCGACAAGTACGTCGTCTGCAACAGCGACGAGGGCGAGCCGGGCACCTTCAAGGACCGTGACATCCATCGCTACAATCCGCACGCCCTGATCGAGGGCATGATCATCGCGGGTTATGCCATGGGGACCAAGGCCGGCTACAACTACATCCACGGCGAAATCTTCGAAGAGTACGAGCGTTTCGAGCTGGCGCTGGCCGAAGCCCGCGCCGCCGGTTATCTGGGACAGAACATCCTGGGCAGCGGCTTCAACTTCGACCTGTTTGCCCATCATGGCTACGGCGCCTACATCTGCGGTGAAGAAACCGCGCTGCTGGAGTCGCTGGAAGGCAAGAAGGGGCAGCCACGCTTCAAGCCGCCGTTCCCCGCCAGCTATGGCCTGTACGGCAAGCCGACCACCATCAACAACACCGAAACCTTCGCGTCGGTGCCGTTCATCATGCGCGACGGCGCACAGAAATTCATGGACCTGGGCAAGCCGAACAACGGCGGTACCAAGCTGTTCTCGATTTCCGGCCACGTCGAGCGTCCCGGCAACTACGAAGTGCCGCTGGGCACGCCGTTCACCAAGCTGCTGGAAATGGCCGGCGGCATGAAAGGCGGCAAGAAGCTCAAGGCGGTGATTCCGGGTGGTTCCAGCGCTCCGGTACTGCCGGCAGAGATCATGATGGACCTCACCATGGACTACGATGCCATCGCCAAGGCGGGCTCCATGCTCGGCTCCGGTGCGGTGATCGTCATGAACGAGGACGTCTGCATGGTGAAGGCGCTGGAGCGTCTGGCCTACTTCTATCATGAA from Paludibacterium sp. B53371 includes:
- a CDS encoding NADH-quinone oxidoreductase subunit C, coding for MASKLEALKATVEQVLGDKLVSATLALEELSIVCKAADLVEVAQTLRDHPSLAFEQCVDLCGVDYLTYKDSAWDGARFAAVYHLLSLTHNARLRLRVFAEDDDFPVLPSVVDVWNAANWYEREAFDLYGIVFEGHPDLRRLLTDYGFIGHPFRKDFPLSGHVEMRYDPTQQRVIYQPVTIEPREITPRIIREENYGG
- the nuoE gene encoding NADH-quinone oxidoreductase subunit NuoE, which translates into the protein MLSAESLAKIDIEVAKYPADQKRSAVMGALRIAQQEKGWLATETIEFVATYLGLPPVQAYEVATFYNMYDLRPVGKYKLTMCTNLPCALQGSVNAAEYLQKKLGIGFGETTADGKFTLLEGECMGACGDAPVMLVNNHKMCSKMTPEAIDKKLAELE
- a CDS encoding NADH-quinone oxidoreductase subunit D — its product is MAEIRNFTLNFGPQHPAAHGVLRLVLELDGEVIERADPHIGLLHRGTEKLAEHKTFIQSLPYMDRLDYVSMMCNEHAYCLAIEKMVGVDVPLRAQYIRVMFAEMTRILNHLLWIGAHALDIGAMTMFLYAFREREDLMDCYEAVSGARMHAAYFRPGGVYRDLPDSMPQYTVSKIKNARELARLNERRSGTMLDFIEDFTRRFPKCVDEYETLLTDNRIWKQRTVGIGVVSPERALNLGLSGAMLRGSGIEWDLRKKQPYDVYREVDFDIPVGVNGDCYDRYLVRMEEMRQSNRIMAQCVAWLKQNPGPVITSDHKVAPPSREGMKSNMEELIHHFKLFTEGMHVPEGEVYAATEHPKGEFGIYLVSDGANKPYRLKIRAPGYAHLAALDEMARGHMIADAVAIIGTQDIVFGEIDR
- the nuoF gene encoding NADH-quinone oxidoreductase subunit NuoF: MAIFVSGVIFEGIDTTDPDCWTLQAYRARGGYKALEQILANKMPQDDVVAEVKASGLRGRGGAGFPSGLKWSFMPRSFPGDKYVVCNSDEGEPGTFKDRDIHRYNPHALIEGMIIAGYAMGTKAGYNYIHGEIFEEYERFELALAEARAAGYLGQNILGSGFNFDLFAHHGYGAYICGEETALLESLEGKKGQPRFKPPFPASYGLYGKPTTINNTETFASVPFIMRDGAQKFMDLGKPNNGGTKLFSISGHVERPGNYEVPLGTPFTKLLEMAGGMKGGKKLKAVIPGGSSAPVLPAEIMMDLTMDYDAIAKAGSMLGSGAVIVMNEDVCMVKALERLAYFYHEESCGQCTPCREGTGWLYRIIHRIENGEGRPDDLELLTSIGNNMAGRTICALADAAVFPVRSFTKHFLKEFEYHIEHKKCMVEHQWC